One region of Pseudomonas alvandae genomic DNA includes:
- the pdxY gene encoding pyridoxal kinase PdxY has product MKRTPHLLAIQSHVIFGHAGNSAAVFPMQRVGVNVWPLNTVQFSNHTQYGQWAGEVLAPAQIPLLVEGIAAIGELGNCDAVLSGYLGSAAQGQAILAGVARIKACNPKALYLCDPVMGHPEKGCIVAPEVSEFLLEEAAAVADIMCPNQLELDSFSGRKAQSLFDCLAMARALLARGPKVVLVKHLAYPGKPEDSFEMLLVTADGSWHLRRPLLAFPRQPVGVGDLTSGLFLARILLGDSLVAAFEFTAAAVHEVLLETQACASYELQLIRAQDRIAHPRVRFEAVPISL; this is encoded by the coding sequence ATGAAACGTACGCCTCATCTGCTTGCCATCCAGTCCCATGTGATATTTGGCCATGCCGGCAACAGCGCTGCCGTGTTTCCGATGCAGCGGGTCGGCGTAAACGTATGGCCGCTCAATACCGTGCAATTTTCCAATCACACCCAGTATGGACAATGGGCCGGTGAAGTGCTCGCACCCGCCCAGATACCGCTGTTGGTGGAAGGCATCGCCGCCATCGGCGAGCTGGGCAATTGCGACGCGGTGCTCTCCGGTTATCTGGGTAGCGCGGCCCAGGGGCAAGCCATTCTGGCGGGTGTGGCGCGGATCAAGGCTTGCAACCCAAAGGCGCTGTACCTGTGTGACCCGGTCATGGGGCACCCGGAGAAGGGTTGTATCGTGGCGCCCGAGGTCAGCGAATTCCTGCTGGAGGAAGCCGCTGCCGTGGCCGATATCATGTGCCCGAACCAACTGGAACTGGACAGTTTTTCGGGGCGCAAGGCGCAATCATTGTTTGACTGTCTGGCCATGGCCCGTGCGCTGCTGGCCCGCGGTCCGAAGGTCGTGCTGGTCAAACACCTGGCTTACCCCGGCAAGCCCGAAGACAGTTTCGAGATGCTGCTGGTCACGGCTGATGGCAGTTGGCATTTGCGCCGTCCGCTGCTGGCGTTTCCGCGTCAACCAGTGGGGGTGGGCGACCTCACGTCGGGGTTGTTCCTGGCGCGGATATTGTTGGGGGATAGCCTGGTGGCGGCATTCGAATTCACCGCTGCGGCCGTGCATGAGGTGCTGTTGGAAACCCAAGCGTGCGCAAGTTACGAGCTGCAGTTGATCCGCGCCCAAGACCGCATCGCCCATCCGCGCGTGCGATTCGAGGCAGTGCCGATCAGCCTCTGA
- the hexR gene encoding transcriptional regulator HexR, with product MNLLQHIAQSRHLLRKSELKVADHVLLDPAAVMHSSMADLAHSVGISEPTIVRFCRAIGCSGFQDLKLKLAQSLAAGASFGQFAIHEDDSVADYSLKIFDTTLHTLMEVREKLDPVALQKAVTAMSQAQRVEFYGFGASGAVAADAQHKFFRLLLTAAAYSDPHMQAMSAVTLKPTDVAICISQSGRSKDLLITANLVRESGASLITLCPSQTPLAELSTVNLAIDVHEDTEIYTPLTSRIAHLVVIDVLAMGVAMARGPSLVNHLKSVKRSLRSLRLSPKSVKALDD from the coding sequence TTGAACCTGTTGCAACACATCGCCCAGTCACGCCACCTGCTGCGCAAGTCGGAGCTGAAAGTCGCCGATCATGTACTGCTTGATCCTGCGGCCGTGATGCACAGTTCCATGGCCGATCTTGCCCACAGCGTCGGCATCAGCGAACCGACCATCGTGCGTTTTTGCCGGGCCATTGGTTGCTCGGGTTTCCAGGACCTGAAACTCAAGTTGGCGCAAAGCCTGGCGGCCGGTGCGAGCTTCGGCCAGTTTGCGATCCATGAAGACGATTCGGTCGCCGACTACAGCCTGAAAATCTTCGATACGACTTTGCACACGCTGATGGAGGTTCGCGAGAAGCTCGACCCGGTGGCGTTGCAGAAGGCCGTCACGGCCATGTCCCAGGCCCAGCGCGTCGAGTTCTATGGCTTCGGTGCCTCGGGCGCGGTGGCGGCCGATGCCCAGCACAAATTCTTCCGGTTGCTGCTCACGGCGGCGGCCTATTCCGACCCGCACATGCAAGCCATGTCGGCCGTCACGCTGAAGCCAACCGACGTGGCGATCTGCATTTCCCAGTCGGGGCGTTCCAAGGACCTGCTGATCACCGCCAACCTGGTGCGTGAAAGCGGTGCCTCGCTGATTACCTTGTGCCCGAGCCAGACGCCGTTGGCGGAGCTTTCCACGGTAAACCTGGCCATTGACGTACATGAAGACACCGAGATCTACACGCCGCTGACCTCGCGCATCGCCCATCTGGTGGTGATCGACGTCCTGGCGATGGGCGTCGCCATGGCGCGTGGCCCGAGCCTGGTCAACCACCTCAAGAGCGTGAAGCGCAGCCTTCGCAGCCTGCGGTTGTCGCCCAAGTCGGTGAAGGCGCTGGACGACTGA
- a CDS encoding EAL domain-containing protein yields the protein MTFNSDLAGPCVEPRVIYKQYATEMAVERTRLLYQGSLLPTLFMLINGLVCAALLWQPSRYFLVSVWLVWLLSLVALRVIQVAAFDSAMPSRQAHPIWLRMFLLGSAMTGLTLAGAGIALVPADSFQQQAWAFGLIGAATLSASVAYAVSLSAYLSFTLPCLLPAIGYLFWGGDEQQLGWGWLGLVLLVFLSVVAWQVNRLIHNGMLRRFQNQALIEHLQQAQARGAQLNEALAREVEQRRSAEARLRAAQVGLEERVAQRSLELDVANQALSKSEARLALALKASELGLWDWNLQTDEVHHTQLKELFGLEPEYVTAMLSHLTPRLHPQDLPALKRALVEHLKGRSEDYQIEYRVRHGDGHWVWIEDRGRAVERSPGGRVLRMVGTRRNISASKELEQQRQLAATVFEAASEGIVIFDPNYALLAANQAFTRVTGFNIADMLGRNVVDLPCSRDARRHYPIIRQALRQHGTWQGELVEARANGELYPQWLQLNVVRDLRGNVSHIVGFFADLSARRESEERMRYLTHYDELTGLANRSLFRERLQEAHQRVRQGGRRSLALLHINLDRFKLLNDSLGHDIADQLLQKMARRLINALPEADTIARLSGDEFAVLFDAYGNLSSLARVATRLAAKLRVPLTIEGHELVLSASIGISLLPDNTREVAMLVSQANMAMQHAKHLGGNNFQFYTDSLQASTLERLQLENQLRKALEEQQLKVFYQPKLCLATGRLNAAEALVRWDHPAMGRVPPGDFIGLAEETGLIGPIGEFVLRQACWQACEWQRQGLAPIRVSVNLSVHQLRQGKLVSLVRQVLEETGLAPQYLELELTESQLLDSVEHIIATFQQLRDLGVKLAIDDFGTGYSSLSYLKRIPVDYVKIDQAFIRGLEEGGEDAAITRAIIAMAHGLSLKVVAEGVERQGQLDFLKNEQCDEVQGYLISRPVDAEGLARLLETQK from the coding sequence ATGACCTTCAATTCCGATCTGGCGGGCCCTTGTGTTGAGCCGCGGGTCATTTACAAGCAGTACGCCACGGAAATGGCGGTCGAACGCACAAGGCTGCTGTACCAGGGCTCACTGCTGCCCACGCTGTTCATGCTGATCAACGGTCTGGTCTGTGCCGCACTGTTGTGGCAGCCATCGCGCTATTTCCTGGTCAGCGTATGGCTGGTCTGGTTGTTGTCGCTGGTAGCGCTGCGGGTGATCCAGGTGGCAGCGTTCGATTCGGCGATGCCAAGCCGCCAGGCGCACCCGATCTGGTTGCGCATGTTTTTGCTGGGCTCGGCCATGACCGGCCTGACGCTGGCCGGCGCTGGCATTGCGCTGGTTCCGGCGGACAGCTTCCAACAACAGGCCTGGGCGTTTGGCCTGATCGGCGCGGCTACGTTGTCGGCCAGCGTTGCCTACGCCGTCAGCCTTTCGGCATACCTGTCCTTCACCCTGCCGTGCCTGTTGCCGGCAATCGGTTATCTTTTCTGGGGCGGTGATGAGCAGCAGCTCGGTTGGGGCTGGCTTGGGCTGGTCCTGCTGGTTTTCCTGAGTGTAGTGGCCTGGCAGGTCAACCGGCTGATACACAACGGCATGCTGCGACGGTTCCAGAACCAGGCCCTGATCGAGCATTTGCAGCAGGCGCAAGCCCGTGGCGCGCAGCTTAACGAGGCCTTGGCCCGGGAGGTCGAGCAGCGTCGTTCTGCCGAGGCCCGGCTGCGTGCGGCCCAGGTGGGGCTGGAGGAGCGCGTGGCGCAGCGCAGCCTGGAGCTGGATGTCGCCAACCAAGCCCTGAGTAAAAGCGAGGCGCGCCTGGCCCTGGCCTTGAAAGCCAGCGAGCTGGGACTCTGGGACTGGAACCTTCAGACCGACGAAGTCCATCACACCCAACTCAAGGAACTGTTCGGCCTGGAGCCCGAATACGTCACGGCCATGCTCAGCCATTTGACCCCGCGGCTGCATCCGCAAGACCTTCCCGCGCTCAAGCGCGCGCTTGTCGAGCACCTGAAGGGCCGTAGCGAGGATTACCAGATCGAATACCGTGTCCGTCACGGCGACGGCCATTGGGTCTGGATCGAAGACCGTGGTCGAGCCGTGGAACGCAGCCCTGGCGGTCGGGTTTTACGCATGGTCGGCACCCGGCGAAACATCAGCGCAAGCAAAGAGCTTGAACAGCAACGGCAACTGGCGGCCACGGTATTCGAGGCCGCCAGCGAAGGCATCGTGATCTTCGACCCAAACTACGCGTTGCTGGCGGCCAACCAGGCGTTCACGCGGGTGACCGGGTTCAATATCGCCGACATGTTGGGGCGCAACGTGGTCGACCTGCCATGCAGCCGCGATGCGCGCCGACACTATCCAATCATTCGCCAGGCCCTCAGGCAGCACGGCACCTGGCAAGGCGAACTGGTGGAGGCTCGCGCCAACGGCGAGCTTTATCCGCAGTGGCTGCAGCTGAACGTGGTCCGCGATCTGCGGGGCAACGTCAGCCATATCGTCGGCTTTTTCGCGGATCTTTCGGCCCGGCGCGAGTCCGAGGAGCGGATGCGCTATCTCACGCATTACGACGAATTGACCGGTCTGGCGAACCGTTCACTGTTTCGCGAGCGCCTGCAAGAAGCCCATCAGCGGGTGCGCCAGGGTGGGCGACGGAGCCTGGCGCTGCTGCATATCAATCTGGATCGTTTCAAGCTGCTCAACGACAGTCTCGGTCATGACATCGCCGACCAACTGCTGCAAAAAATGGCTCGGCGCCTGATCAATGCGCTGCCGGAGGCGGATACCATCGCCCGGCTATCGGGCGATGAGTTTGCGGTGTTGTTCGATGCCTATGGCAACCTTTCGAGCCTGGCGCGGGTGGCGACTCGGCTGGCCGCCAAACTGCGTGTACCACTGACCATAGAAGGCCATGAACTGGTGCTCAGTGCCTCGATCGGCATCAGCTTGTTGCCTGATAACACGCGGGAAGTTGCCATGCTGGTCAGCCAGGCGAACATGGCCATGCAACATGCCAAGCATTTGGGGGGTAACAATTTCCAGTTCTACACCGACAGCCTCCAGGCCAGCACGCTGGAGCGCCTGCAACTGGAGAATCAGCTGCGCAAGGCTTTGGAAGAGCAACAACTGAAGGTCTTTTACCAGCCAAAACTGTGCCTGGCGACCGGTCGCCTGAACGCCGCCGAGGCGTTGGTGCGTTGGGATCATCCGGCCATGGGCCGGGTGCCGCCGGGGGATTTCATCGGCCTGGCCGAAGAGACCGGGTTGATCGGGCCGATTGGCGAATTCGTGTTGCGCCAAGCTTGTTGGCAGGCATGCGAATGGCAACGCCAGGGGCTCGCGCCGATCAGGGTGTCCGTCAATTTGTCGGTGCATCAATTGCGCCAGGGCAAGCTGGTCAGCCTGGTGCGGCAGGTACTGGAAGAAACCGGTCTGGCCCCTCAATACCTGGAACTGGAGCTGACCGAGAGCCAGTTGCTCGATAGCGTTGAGCATATTATCGCGACGTTTCAGCAGCTACGGGATTTGGGGGTCAAGCTCGCCATCGATGACTTTGGCACCGGCTATTCTTCCCTGAGCTACCTCAAGCGTATTCCGGTGGACTACGTGAAAATCGACCAGGCCTTCATTCGCGGCCTGGAGGAGGGTGGCGAGGACGCGGCCATTACCCGCGCGATCATTGCGATGGCCCATGGGCTTTCGCTCAAGGTAGTGGCCGAGGGCGTGGAGCGGCAAGGGCAGCTCGACTTCCTGAAAAATGAACAATGCGACGAGGTCCAGGGGTATCTCATCAGTCGGCCGGTCGACGCTGAAGGCTTGGCCCGCTTGTTGGAGACGCAAAAATAG
- a CDS encoding Tim44 domain-containing protein codes for MKRFLSIAMALCIGLTMAIDANAAKRFGGGKSSGAAPTHQTSQMAPSSAAGSTAATAGAAGAAGAATKASGASRWLGPLAGIAAGGLLASMFMGDGFQGMQIFDILIMAVIAFLVFRFIAARRRKQQEQFAPAGHAPMQREVFNQQPAGGSIFGGAAAPVARPVINAPAWFNEQRFIEAARSHFMSLQQHWDANEMDKIAEFVTPQLLEFLKRERAELGDGFQSTYIDNLQVQLDGVDDRADKTIATLTFIGVSKDSRFDQGEAFSESWNMERAQGENQPWLVAGIRQNG; via the coding sequence ATGAAACGTTTTCTTAGCATCGCCATGGCGTTGTGCATCGGCCTGACGATGGCCATCGACGCCAATGCCGCCAAGCGTTTTGGCGGTGGTAAAAGTTCGGGCGCAGCCCCGACTCACCAGACCAGCCAGATGGCACCGTCCTCTGCCGCCGGGTCCACTGCCGCCACCGCAGGCGCGGCCGGCGCTGCTGGCGCCGCTACCAAGGCCAGCGGCGCTTCCCGCTGGCTCGGCCCCCTGGCCGGTATCGCCGCCGGTGGCCTGCTCGCTTCCATGTTCATGGGCGACGGTTTCCAGGGCATGCAAATCTTCGACATCCTGATCATGGCGGTCATCGCCTTCCTGGTCTTCCGTTTCATCGCAGCCCGTCGTCGCAAGCAGCAGGAGCAATTCGCTCCGGCCGGTCATGCGCCGATGCAGCGTGAAGTGTTCAACCAGCAGCCTGCCGGCGGTTCGATCTTCGGTGGCGCGGCCGCTCCAGTGGCGCGTCCGGTGATCAATGCGCCCGCCTGGTTCAACGAACAGCGCTTCATCGAAGCGGCGCGCAGCCACTTCATGTCCTTGCAGCAGCACTGGGACGCGAACGAAATGGACAAGATCGCCGAGTTCGTAACCCCACAACTGCTTGAGTTCCTCAAGCGCGAGCGGGCCGAGCTGGGTGACGGCTTCCAGTCCACCTACATCGATAACCTGCAGGTGCAACTGGACGGCGTCGACGATCGCGCCGACAAGACCATCGCCACCCTGACCTTTATCGGCGTGTCGAAAGACTCCCGCTTCGACCAGGGTGAAGCGTTCAGCGAAAGTTGGAACATGGAACGCGCCCAAGGCGAGAACCAGCCTTGGCTGGTGGCTGGTATCCGCCAGAACGGTTGA
- a CDS encoding cation:proton antiporter, translating into MHAISFIQDLAIIMLAAGLVTVLFHRFKQPVVLGYIVAGFVIGPHTPPFGFIHDEETIKTLAELGVIFLMFCLGLEFSLRKLFKVGATAFIAAFLEIVLMIWIGYEIGRWFGWNAMDSLFLGAILAISSTTIIVKALNDLKMKNERFAQLIFGVLIVEDILGIGIIALLSSIAVSGAVSSGEVLSTVGKLSLFMIVALVIGILLVPRLLAYVAKFDSNEMLLITVLGLCFGFCLLVVKLEYSMVLGAFLIGAIMAESQQLLKIERLVEPVRDLFSAIFFVAIGLMLDPAIVLQYAWPIAVITCAVVLGKVLSCGLGAFIAGNDGRTSLRVGMGLSQIGEFSFIIASLGMTLQVTSDFLYPVAVAVSVLTTLLTPYLIRAADPLSVRLASAIPRRLARVLGMYGEWLRSIQPQGEGAMLASMIRRILLQVGVNLALVIAIFVSGGYFAERMAAYLEVWISDPSWQKALIWGAALLLSLPFLIAAYRKLKALSMLLAEMGVKPEMAGRHTQRVRRVIAEVIPILSLLVIFLLLAALSASILPTNKLLLLIAVVATVVAALLWRWFVRLHTRMQVALLDTLDNHKESSGH; encoded by the coding sequence ATGCATGCCATTAGCTTCATACAAGACTTGGCGATCATCATGCTGGCGGCGGGGTTGGTTACCGTACTGTTTCATCGCTTCAAGCAACCGGTGGTGCTTGGCTACATTGTCGCCGGCTTCGTCATCGGCCCGCATACACCGCCGTTCGGCTTTATCCATGACGAAGAAACCATCAAGACCCTGGCCGAGCTCGGGGTGATCTTTCTCATGTTCTGCCTGGGCCTGGAATTCAGCCTGCGCAAATTGTTCAAGGTGGGGGCCACAGCGTTCATCGCGGCGTTCCTGGAAATCGTCTTGATGATCTGGATCGGCTATGAGATCGGGCGCTGGTTCGGCTGGAATGCCATGGACTCGCTGTTTCTCGGCGCCATCCTCGCCATCTCGTCGACCACTATTATCGTCAAGGCCCTGAATGACCTGAAGATGAAGAACGAGCGCTTTGCGCAGTTGATTTTCGGGGTGTTGATTGTCGAGGACATCCTTGGCATCGGCATCATCGCCTTGCTTTCGAGCATCGCGGTCAGCGGTGCGGTGAGTTCCGGCGAAGTGCTATCGACCGTCGGCAAGCTGTCGTTGTTCATGATCGTAGCGCTGGTGATTGGCATCCTGCTGGTGCCCAGATTGCTGGCCTATGTGGCGAAGTTCGACAGTAACGAGATGCTGTTGATTACAGTACTGGGGCTCTGCTTCGGCTTTTGCCTGTTGGTGGTGAAGCTGGAATACAGCATGGTGCTCGGGGCATTTCTGATCGGCGCGATCATGGCCGAGTCCCAACAGCTGTTGAAAATCGAGCGGCTGGTAGAACCGGTGCGCGATCTGTTCAGCGCAATCTTTTTCGTGGCCATCGGGCTGATGCTCGACCCGGCCATAGTGCTCCAGTACGCGTGGCCGATCGCCGTGATCACCTGTGCAGTGGTGCTGGGTAAAGTGCTTTCGTGTGGTCTCGGTGCCTTTATCGCAGGCAATGACGGACGCACCTCACTGCGCGTTGGGATGGGCCTTTCACAGATTGGCGAATTTTCTTTCATCATCGCGTCGCTGGGGATGACCTTGCAGGTCACCAGTGATTTCCTTTATCCGGTGGCGGTGGCTGTCTCGGTGCTCACCACGCTGCTGACGCCCTATTTGATCCGAGCCGCTGATCCGTTGTCCGTCAGGCTGGCATCGGCGATACCGCGACGATTGGCGCGCGTGCTGGGCATGTATGGCGAGTGGTTGCGCAGTATCCAGCCCCAGGGTGAAGGAGCCATGCTGGCCTCCATGATCAGGCGAATCCTGCTGCAAGTCGGCGTCAACCTGGCGTTGGTCATTGCCATTTTTGTTTCTGGAGGGTATTTCGCCGAGCGGATGGCTGCTTATCTAGAGGTGTGGATCAGCGATCCGAGCTGGCAAAAGGCACTGATCTGGGGCGCAGCGTTGCTGCTGTCGCTGCCGTTCCTGATCGCGGCGTACCGCAAGCTCAAGGCATTGTCGATGCTGCTGGCGGAGATGGGCGTAAAGCCGGAGATGGCCGGCCGCCATACCCAGCGCGTGCGTCGGGTGATCGCCGAAGTGATCCCGATCCTGTCGCTGCTGGTGATCTTCCTGCTGTTGGCAGCCTTGTCGGCCAGTATCTTGCCGACCAACAAGTTGCTGTTGCTGATTGCCGTGGTGGCGACTGTCGTGGCGGCGCTGCTCTGGCGCTGGTTTGTCCGCCTGCACACGCGGATGCAGGTGGCTTTGCTCGATACGCTGGACAATCACAAGGAATCGTCCGGGCATTGA
- a CDS encoding PA3496 family putative envelope integrity protein — protein MTQSYEERSAAKTRRQQEDQRRMAFRRAIEDRFEQRQLLAEISEFPDAVEFNYWQATPAASRRSAQPGR, from the coding sequence ATGACCCAGTCCTACGAAGAACGCAGCGCCGCCAAAACCCGTCGTCAGCAGGAAGATCAGCGCCGCATGGCGTTCCGTCGTGCGATCGAAGACCGTTTCGAGCAACGCCAGCTCCTGGCGGAAATCAGCGAATTTCCTGACGCGGTTGAATTCAATTACTGGCAGGCAACACCGGCGGCTTCCCGTCGAAGCGCTCAACCAGGCCGATAA
- a CDS encoding SMI1/KNR4 family protein has translation MEEIIEQLREANEPVPVPLELPDEDLLVEIEEQLFIDIPFVFREFLLTVSDVVYGSLEPVTVTDPQSHTYLPDVAANAWDAGVDRSLIPICQDGDDYYCVEEDGTVVLWQADEELIAEETWESVWHWARDVWLES, from the coding sequence GTGGAAGAAATCATCGAACAATTACGCGAAGCCAACGAACCCGTGCCGGTTCCGCTGGAGTTACCTGATGAAGATCTGCTGGTAGAAATCGAAGAACAGTTGTTCATCGATATCCCCTTCGTATTCAGGGAATTTTTGCTGACCGTCAGCGATGTCGTCTATGGCAGCCTGGAACCGGTGACTGTTACCGATCCGCAATCCCATACCTACCTGCCGGACGTAGCGGCCAACGCCTGGGACGCTGGCGTCGACCGGAGCCTGATTCCGATTTGCCAGGACGGCGATGATTATTACTGCGTCGAAGAAGACGGCACCGTGGTGCTGTGGCAAGCAGACGAAGAACTGATCGCCGAGGAAACCTGGGAGTCGGTCTGGCATTGGGCACGGGACGTCTGGCTGGAAAGCTGA
- a CDS encoding acyl-CoA thioesterase, which produces MEPGNAQLSMTVLMTPDMANFSGNVHGGTLLKYLDEVAYACASRYAGRYVVTLSVDQVIFREPIHVGELVTFLASVNYTGNTSMEVGIKVVTENIRERSVRHTNSCFFTMVAVDDLRKPAPVPPLQPQNSEEKRRYEQAQQRRQIRQELERRYQEIKADGP; this is translated from the coding sequence ATGGAACCCGGAAACGCCCAGCTGTCGATGACGGTGTTGATGACCCCCGACATGGCCAACTTCTCTGGCAATGTCCATGGCGGCACCTTGCTCAAATACCTCGATGAAGTGGCCTACGCTTGTGCCAGCCGTTACGCCGGCCGCTACGTGGTAACGCTGTCGGTCGACCAGGTGATTTTCCGCGAGCCGATACATGTCGGTGAGTTGGTGACGTTCCTGGCTTCGGTGAACTACACCGGCAACACGTCGATGGAAGTGGGCATCAAAGTCGTGACCGAGAACATCCGTGAACGCTCGGTGCGCCACACTAATAGCTGCTTCTTCACCATGGTAGCGGTGGATGACTTGCGCAAGCCGGCCCCCGTCCCGCCGTTGCAACCGCAGAACAGCGAAGAAAAACGGCGCTATGAACAAGCCCAGCAACGCCGGCAGATTCGCCAGGAGCTGGAGAGACGCTATCAGGAAATCAAGGCGGACGGGCCTTAA
- the uvrD gene encoding DNA helicase II, whose translation MRDDLSLLLNSLNDAQRQAVAASVGRQLVLAGAGSGKTRVLVHRIAWLIQVENASPHSILSVTFTNKAAAEMRHRIEQLMGINPAGMWVGTFHGLAHRLLRAHWQEAGLSQTFQILDSDDQQRLVKRVIRELGLDEQRWPARQAQWFINGQKDEGLRPQHIQASGDLFLATMRSIYEAYEAACQRAGVIDFSELLLRALDLWRDHPGLLAHYQKRFRHVLVDEFQDTNAVQYAWLRLLAKGGDSLMVVGDDDQSIYGWRGAKIENIHQYSADFPDAEVIRLEQNYRSTAGILKAANALIANNTGRLGKELWTDGSEGEAINLYAAFNEHDEARYVVETIESALKTGLARSDIAILYRSNAQSRVLEEALLRERIPYRIYGGQRFFERAEIKNAMAYLRLIEGRGNDAALERVINVPTRGIGEKTVEAIREHARHSHVSMWEAMRLLVDNKGVTGRAAGALKAFMDLIEDLAAKCGEMPLHLMTQTVIEQSGLIAYHEAEKGEKGQARVENLEELVSAARNFETTEEDEDLSPLSAFLGHASLEAGDTQADEHEDSIQLMTLHSAKGLEFPYVFLVGMEEGLFPHKMSLEEPGRLEEERRLAYVGITRAMQNLVMTYAETRRLYGSETYNKVSRFVREVPKGLIQEVRLSNSVSRPFGGSQQQSSSLFGGSDIPETGFSLGQAVRHSVFGDGVILNFEGAGAQARVQVNFSEGSKWLMLGYAKLEAI comes from the coding sequence ATGCGCGATGATCTCTCCCTTCTGCTGAACTCCCTTAACGATGCCCAACGCCAGGCTGTTGCTGCCTCCGTGGGCCGTCAGTTGGTCCTGGCCGGTGCCGGCTCCGGCAAGACCCGAGTGCTGGTGCACCGTATCGCCTGGTTGATCCAGGTCGAGAACGCCTCGCCCCATTCGATCCTGTCGGTCACCTTTACCAACAAGGCTGCCGCCGAGATGCGCCATCGCATCGAACAGCTGATGGGCATCAACCCGGCCGGCATGTGGGTCGGCACCTTCCACGGCCTGGCCCATCGCCTGCTGCGAGCCCACTGGCAGGAAGCCGGCTTGAGCCAGACGTTCCAGATCCTGGACAGTGATGACCAGCAGCGCCTGGTCAAGCGGGTCATCCGCGAACTCGGCCTGGATGAACAACGCTGGCCGGCCCGTCAGGCCCAATGGTTCATCAACGGCCAGAAGGACGAAGGCCTGCGCCCGCAACATATCCAGGCCAGCGGCGACCTTTTCCTGGCGACCATGCGCAGCATCTATGAAGCCTACGAGGCGGCGTGCCAGCGTGCCGGCGTCATCGACTTCTCCGAGCTGCTGCTACGGGCCCTGGATCTCTGGCGTGACCACCCGGGCCTGCTGGCCCATTACCAGAAACGCTTCCGGCATGTCCTGGTGGACGAGTTCCAGGACACCAACGCCGTTCAATATGCGTGGTTGCGCCTGCTTGCCAAGGGCGGCGACAGCCTGATGGTGGTGGGTGACGACGATCAGTCGATCTATGGCTGGCGGGGCGCGAAGATCGAGAACATCCACCAGTACTCGGCAGACTTCCCCGACGCCGAGGTCATTCGCCTGGAACAGAACTACCGCTCCACCGCCGGCATCCTCAAGGCCGCCAACGCCCTGATTGCCAACAATACCGGGCGCCTGGGCAAGGAACTGTGGACCGACGGCAGCGAAGGCGAGGCGATCAATCTCTACGCCGCCTTCAACGAACACGATGAGGCCCGCTATGTTGTGGAAACCATCGAGAGTGCGTTGAAGACCGGCCTGGCCCGCAGCGACATCGCCATCCTGTATCGCTCCAACGCCCAATCACGGGTGCTGGAAGAAGCCCTGCTGCGCGAACGGATTCCTTACCGGATCTATGGCGGCCAGCGCTTCTTCGAGCGCGCCGAAATCAAGAACGCCATGGCCTACCTGCGCCTGATCGAAGGCCGTGGCAACGACGCGGCCCTGGAGCGGGTGATCAACGTGCCGACGCGGGGCATCGGCGAGAAAACCGTCGAGGCGATTCGCGAGCATGCCCGCCACAGCCATGTGTCGATGTGGGAAGCGATGCGTCTGCTGGTCGACAACAAAGGCGTCACCGGTCGCGCCGCCGGCGCGCTGAAGGCCTTCATGGATTTGATAGAAGACCTGGCTGCCAAGTGTGGGGAAATGCCACTGCACCTGATGACCCAGACCGTCATCGAGCAATCCGGCCTGATCGCCTATCACGAAGCGGAAAAAGGCGAGAAAGGCCAGGCCCGGGTGGAAAACCTCGAGGAACTGGTCAGCGCCGCACGCAACTTCGAAACGACGGAAGAAGACGAAGACCTTTCGCCATTGTCGGCTTTCCTCGGCCATGCTTCCCTGGAGGCCGGCGACACCCAGGCCGACGAGCATGAAGACAGCATCCAGCTGATGACCCTGCACAGCGCCAAGGGCCTGGAATTCCCGTATGTGTTCCTGGTGGGCATGGAGGAAGGCCTGTTTCCCCACAAGATGAGCCTGGAAGAACCCGGACGCCTGGAAGAGGAACGCCGCCTTGCCTACGTTGGCATCACCCGCGCCATGCAGAACCTGGTGATGACCTACGCGGAAACTCGACGCTTATATGGCAGCGAGACCTACAACAAGGTGTCGCGCTTCGTACGCGAAGTACCGAAAGGTCTCATTCAGGAAGTCCGTCTTTCCAACAGCGTCAGCCGTCCGTTCGGCGGCAGCCAGCAACAAAGCAGCAGCCTGTTCGGTGGCAGCGATATCCCGGAAACCGGCTTCAGCCTTGGCCAGGCGGTACGGCATTCGGTGTTCGGCGACGGTGTGATTCTCAACTTCGAAGGCGCCGGTGCCCAGGCTCGGGTCCAGGTCAACTTCAGCGAAGGCAGTAAATGGCTGATGCTGGGGTATGCCAAGCTCGAGGCGATCTAA